One region of Oikeobacillus pervagus genomic DNA includes:
- the cas2 gene encoding CRISPR-associated endonuclease Cas2: protein MYVIITYDVNERRVGKICKKLKAHLTWTQNSVFEGEVTKGPFLKCRQEVESIININEDSIYYYIVENPKHIRKEIIGEEKGQFDCFF from the coding sequence ATGTATGTAATTATTACCTATGATGTAAATGAGAGAAGGGTTGGAAAAATATGCAAAAAGTTAAAAGCCCATTTAACATGGACACAAAATTCCGTCTTTGAAGGAGAAGTAACAAAGGGACCATTTTTGAAGTGCCGCCAAGAGGTGGAAAGCATTATAAATATAAATGAGGATAGTATTTATTACTATATAGTTGAAAATCCTAAGCATATTCGTAAAGAAATTATAGGCGAAGAAAAAGGACAATTTGATTGTTTCTTTTGA
- the cas1b gene encoding type I-B CRISPR-associated endonuclease Cas1b — protein MRRDIYLFSNGRLMRKDNTLYIVSEDGIKRAVPVEQVENVHLFGQIDLNSALFNFSGQKEVMLHFYNYYGFYTGSFYPREHSVSGIVTVKQSDHYLRKEKRLFLAKCFVQSASFHMLRTCRKRGIHGYESVQIITELSKNIRDAKDVQQTMGIEGMIRQHYYRALNELIPEEFTFAERTKRPPRDPFNALISFGNTMMYTSVLSEIYKTQLNPTISYLHEPSQKRFSLCLDLAEIFKPLLVDPLLITLVNKKKITSKHFENHDGMVYLNEMGRKIVIAAFDERLQQTIRHRKLKRNVSYWYLIRLECYKLIKHVIGDTPYIPLKAWW, from the coding sequence ATGCGACGTGATATTTATTTGTTTTCAAATGGAAGATTAATGCGTAAAGACAATACATTATATATTGTTTCGGAAGATGGAATAAAAAGAGCAGTACCAGTTGAACAGGTAGAAAATGTTCATCTTTTTGGCCAAATCGATTTGAATAGTGCCTTATTTAATTTTTCGGGTCAAAAAGAGGTAATGCTTCATTTTTATAATTATTATGGATTCTATACAGGGTCGTTTTATCCAAGAGAACATAGTGTTTCTGGAATAGTTACAGTTAAGCAGAGCGATCACTATTTACGAAAAGAGAAAAGGTTATTTTTAGCAAAATGTTTTGTCCAATCTGCATCATTTCACATGCTGCGGACATGTCGTAAGAGAGGGATACATGGGTATGAATCTGTACAAATAATAACTGAACTGAGTAAGAACATTAGAGATGCGAAAGATGTACAGCAAACTATGGGAATAGAAGGAATGATTCGTCAACATTATTATCGAGCATTAAATGAGTTAATTCCTGAAGAATTCACATTTGCAGAAAGGACGAAAAGACCTCCTCGCGACCCTTTCAATGCTTTAATTTCATTTGGAAATACAATGATGTATACATCTGTTTTATCTGAAATATATAAGACACAGCTCAATCCAACTATTAGTTATTTACATGAGCCTTCTCAAAAACGTTTTTCTCTTTGTTTGGATTTAGCTGAGATATTTAAGCCATTACTTGTTGATCCGCTTTTAATTACACTTGTAAATAAGAAAAAAATCACATCAAAACATTTTGAGAATCATGATGGAATGGTTTACTTGAATGAAATGGGACGAAAAATAGTTATTGCTGCTTTTGATGAGCGACTTCAGCAAACAATTCGTCATCGAAAGTTGAAACGAAATGTTTCTTACTGGTATTTAATTCGCCTTGAATGCTATAAACTAATTAAGCATGTAATTGGGGATACACCATACATTCCGTTGAAAGCGTGGTGGTAA
- the cas4 gene encoding CRISPR-associated protein Cas4 encodes MKGEVGGLHIQYYSICKRKLWLYSRQISFETAHEKVIEGTLLHEGSYKRKKKEIMLGDHAKIDVLDQQFVQETKLSSKMQKADELQLLYYLYLLKQRGIEKRGRIAYTKEKKVVEIELNEENEKKIRKVIAEVFKIIESEQTPKLVKLPYCRNCAYFDFCFALEGGDDDAT; translated from the coding sequence ATGAAAGGTGAGGTTGGAGGATTACACATTCAATATTACTCAATTTGTAAAAGGAAATTATGGTTGTATAGTCGCCAAATTTCATTTGAAACCGCACATGAAAAGGTAATTGAAGGTACATTGTTGCATGAAGGATCTTATAAAAGAAAGAAAAAAGAAATTATGTTAGGAGATCATGCAAAAATAGATGTGTTAGATCAACAATTTGTCCAGGAAACAAAACTATCTAGTAAAATGCAAAAAGCTGATGAACTGCAACTGCTCTATTATCTATATTTACTCAAGCAGCGAGGAATAGAAAAACGAGGCCGCATTGCTTATACGAAGGAAAAGAAAGTTGTTGAAATTGAACTGAATGAAGAAAATGAAAAGAAAATCCGTAAAGTGATTGCTGAGGTATTTAAAATTATTGAAAGTGAGCAAACTCCCAAATTAGTAAAACTCCCTTATTGTCGTAATTGTGCATATTTCGATTTTTGTTTTGCCTTAGAAGGGGGAGATGATGATGCGACGTGA
- the cas3 gene encoding CRISPR-associated helicase Cas3', translated as MTTFFAKSKPDILTVREHTEDVVAAVEVLRQTYGEHLQFLTKKEWMLLHFAAKYHDVGKYSVGFQTRIKAAIQGVSASKNHENYPHNYLSVAMIPFEDLENHYELDLKDSELLSLIVGFHHERDRQPMKKEIMSIFKEQIESYIDEIEEQQSVKIIRKPDSTLLEVLENRSRIWRDNRNLSNEQKRYILLKGLLHRADYAASAKRKNEKVDTFVEQAVDCSIANQTKQYMKQKGYSIRKIQKFAGEHQDKNVLLVAQTGSGKTEAAFMWIGNEKGFFTLPLRVSLNAIYDRVVRKGEIGFTEAHLLHSGAFDYLIDDQEKSSFELTTQQMLHAQLLAGKLTFSTIDQIFKFPLLYKGFERELATLAYSKVVIDEIQAYDPHIVAILIKGIEMIHQLGGKWMIMTATLPAIFIEELEKRNLLEEKSTVKQITLLPDDRSQATEKMPRRHRIKILQSNILNCVDNILELSFDKKVLVVVNTVKRALEVYDALNGEEQSDVYLLHSQFIARDRKLLENNIKSFGQLNNDSPGIWITTQIVEASIDVDFDILFTEAATPDALFQRFGRCNRKGKRPGMFGEGFTPKEPNVFICAEEASGIDSIYEYSIVSNGLESLKNYDGELMDEETKLRIVENVFSREQLEDSEYLKTFDQSIMELNHLTPFKLDSKEAQNILRDIHSCLIIPGQELGDEARNLVELYYQMSNEEQIERKKIIQELNQLTVSVNKFSFEYRAKKERLSVSSLDQKAFLHYKIVNAKYSKNRGLELACDDVNSRFF; from the coding sequence GTGACAACTTTTTTCGCAAAATCGAAACCTGATATCTTAACCGTCCGAGAACATACGGAAGATGTTGTTGCAGCAGTGGAGGTGCTTCGCCAGACTTATGGCGAACATCTCCAATTCCTTACTAAGAAAGAATGGATGTTATTACACTTTGCTGCAAAATACCATGATGTAGGTAAATATAGTGTTGGATTTCAAACCCGAATTAAAGCAGCAATACAAGGTGTATCCGCAAGTAAGAATCATGAAAATTATCCACATAATTATTTATCTGTTGCAATGATTCCGTTTGAAGACTTAGAAAACCACTATGAGCTTGATTTAAAAGATTCCGAGTTGTTATCGCTAATAGTTGGATTTCATCATGAACGTGATCGTCAACCAATGAAAAAAGAGATTATGTCTATTTTTAAAGAACAAATTGAGAGCTATATTGATGAAATAGAAGAGCAACAAAGTGTGAAAATAATACGTAAACCAGATTCTACACTATTAGAAGTACTAGAGAATCGAAGTAGAATTTGGAGGGACAACCGGAATTTATCAAATGAGCAAAAACGCTATATATTATTAAAAGGTTTGCTTCATAGGGCTGATTATGCGGCATCTGCAAAGAGAAAAAATGAAAAAGTGGATACCTTTGTCGAACAAGCAGTCGATTGCTCCATTGCAAATCAGACAAAACAGTATATGAAACAAAAAGGGTATTCGATACGAAAAATTCAAAAGTTTGCAGGCGAACATCAAGATAAAAATGTATTGTTAGTGGCACAAACAGGTAGTGGGAAAACTGAGGCCGCATTTATGTGGATAGGCAATGAGAAAGGATTTTTCACTTTACCATTACGGGTTAGTTTAAATGCAATTTATGATCGTGTGGTTCGTAAAGGTGAAATTGGGTTTACAGAAGCTCATTTGCTTCATTCGGGAGCATTCGACTATTTGATAGATGATCAGGAAAAAAGTTCATTTGAATTAACTACACAGCAAATGCTACACGCTCAATTGCTTGCAGGTAAGTTAACTTTTTCAACAATTGACCAAATTTTCAAATTTCCACTATTGTACAAAGGCTTTGAAAGAGAGTTGGCCACGCTTGCTTACTCTAAAGTAGTTATAGATGAAATTCAAGCTTATGATCCCCATATTGTAGCCATATTAATTAAAGGGATTGAAATGATTCACCAACTTGGTGGGAAGTGGATGATTATGACAGCTACTCTTCCTGCTATTTTTATAGAAGAATTGGAGAAAAGAAATTTATTAGAAGAAAAATCTACAGTGAAACAGATCACGCTACTGCCAGACGATCGAAGTCAAGCGACTGAAAAAATGCCACGACGTCATCGAATCAAGATATTACAAAGTAACATTTTAAATTGTGTAGATAACATACTCGAACTCTCATTTGATAAGAAAGTCCTTGTTGTTGTCAATACGGTTAAGAGGGCTTTAGAAGTGTATGATGCGTTAAATGGTGAAGAGCAATCAGATGTGTACTTGCTTCATTCACAATTTATCGCTAGAGATCGAAAATTATTAGAAAATAATATTAAGAGTTTTGGACAGTTGAATAATGATTCTCCTGGTATTTGGATTACGACTCAAATTGTAGAGGCGTCAATAGATGTTGATTTCGATATTCTATTTACTGAGGCTGCAACTCCTGATGCATTGTTTCAGCGCTTCGGAAGATGTAATCGTAAAGGAAAAAGACCAGGAATGTTTGGTGAAGGTTTTACACCTAAAGAGCCAAATGTTTTTATTTGTGCAGAAGAGGCGTCAGGTATTGATTCAATCTATGAGTACTCCATTGTATCAAATGGACTAGAGTCTTTAAAAAATTACGATGGTGAATTAATGGATGAGGAAACCAAATTAAGAATTGTAGAAAATGTGTTTAGTCGTGAGCAACTGGAAGACAGTGAATATTTAAAAACATTTGACCAATCTATAATGGAATTAAATCATTTAACCCCATTTAAACTAGATTCGAAAGAAGCACAAAATATATTACGAGATATTCATAGCTGTCTTATTATACCAGGTCAAGAGTTAGGGGATGAAGCAAGGAATTTAGTTGAGTTATATTATCAGATGTCAAATGAAGAACAGATAGAACGAAAAAAGATTATCCAAGAGTTAAATCAACTAACGGTATCGGTCAATAAGTTTTCGTTTGAGTATAGAGCAAAGAAGGAACGACTAAGTGTGTCTTCCTTGGACCAGAAGGCTTTTCTACATTATAAAATTGTGAATGCTAAATATAGTAAGAATCGTGGATTAGAATTAGCGTGCGATGACGTAAATAGTAGATTTTTTTAA
- the cas5b gene encoding type I-B CRISPR-associated protein Cas5b, whose translation MRLLRIKIFQETACYQKPLAFKVGETYPLAPFSTVKGMLHAVLNATEYIPMNLSIQGTYESMMIDYVKKYMYKKANVQFPFSVAGLGMDIEPENVTSMPMYLHLLYNIEHVIHIDAETKILDDLYRRLSETNQTLSLGRWEDLVRIDEIEFVEMKEQGNVTIPYDCYIPTEWAETRRELKSDTIAKMYFRLPRKYEIIRGKRVWDHISTVYLPMNRETEFTKVIPHDGCYPIFLMEG comes from the coding sequence ATGCGTCTACTTCGCATTAAAATATTTCAAGAAACGGCTTGTTATCAGAAGCCACTGGCATTCAAAGTTGGTGAGACTTACCCTCTAGCCCCTTTTTCAACAGTAAAAGGAATGCTTCATGCTGTACTAAATGCTACTGAATATATTCCAATGAATTTATCGATTCAAGGAACATATGAAAGTATGATGATAGATTATGTTAAAAAGTATATGTACAAGAAAGCCAATGTTCAGTTTCCTTTTAGCGTTGCAGGTTTGGGAATGGATATAGAGCCTGAAAATGTTACTTCTATGCCTATGTATTTGCATTTGCTTTATAATATCGAGCATGTCATTCATATTGATGCAGAAACAAAGATATTAGATGACTTGTATAGACGTTTAAGCGAAACAAACCAAACTCTTAGTCTTGGTCGATGGGAAGATCTTGTTCGGATTGATGAAATAGAATTTGTAGAAATGAAAGAACAGGGGAATGTAACAATTCCATATGATTGCTATATACCCACAGAATGGGCAGAAACAAGAAGAGAACTAAAAAGTGATACAATCGCAAAAATGTATTTTCGTTTGCCGAGAAAATATGAAATTATACGAGGGAAAAGAGTTTGGGATCATATATCTACTGTGTATCTGCCGATGAATAGGGAGACAGAGTTTACAAAAGTGATTCCTCACGATGGATGTTATCCCATATTTTTAATGGAAGGATAA
- the cas7i gene encoding type I-B CRISPR-associated protein Cas7/Cst2/DevR: protein MSKTLTITMIMEASSLNYGEGFGNISELKKFNRADGNTYTFASRQALRYDIVRLGNEWFGWNLDVVDKTKGTLQFKDNVTIQDSVEMDLFGYLKTGSKSVKRAAVVRLSHAISLEPYNGDMEFLNNMGLANRRNEDPNLANLENHVSYYSYTVTIDLDKIGIDSNDDLELEQVKKFERIQQLLEIIKLLSRHIRGRQENLSPFFVIGGGYNVANPFFQGRVKMNRGRLDVSLLEEATQLTFAGEKVAENTWIGLSRGKFQNEAEIRSTFEGKVLTIEDFFQQLMKKVADHYGVTYNASTSH from the coding sequence ATGTCAAAAACATTAACAATAACTATGATAATGGAAGCGAGTTCATTGAACTATGGAGAAGGATTTGGAAATATTTCTGAACTGAAAAAATTTAATCGCGCCGATGGAAATACATATACTTTCGCTTCGAGGCAAGCTTTACGATATGATATTGTTCGCTTGGGAAATGAATGGTTTGGCTGGAATTTGGATGTCGTAGATAAGACAAAAGGAACCCTTCAATTTAAAGATAATGTGACCATACAAGATTCTGTAGAAATGGATTTATTTGGGTACTTAAAGACTGGCAGTAAATCTGTTAAACGGGCAGCAGTTGTTCGGTTAAGCCATGCCATTTCGTTGGAGCCATATAATGGGGATATGGAGTTTTTGAATAATATGGGATTGGCTAATCGTAGAAATGAAGATCCTAATCTAGCAAATTTAGAGAATCATGTTAGTTATTATAGCTACACAGTAACTATTGATCTCGATAAAATTGGTATAGATAGTAATGATGATCTTGAACTTGAACAAGTAAAAAAATTTGAAAGGATCCAGCAACTATTAGAAATTATTAAACTTCTTTCCCGACATATTCGGGGGCGCCAAGAGAATCTATCCCCATTCTTTGTTATTGGAGGGGGATATAATGTTGCAAATCCATTTTTTCAGGGACGCGTAAAAATGAATCGCGGAAGATTAGATGTTTCATTGCTAGAAGAAGCAACACAATTAACCTTCGCGGGAGAAAAAGTCGCTGAAAATACATGGATCGGCCTTTCAAGAGGGAAATTTCAAAATGAAGCAGAAATCCGGTCCACATTTGAAGGAAAAGTCCTTACGATTGAAGACTTTTTTCAACAATTAATGAAAAAAGTGGCGGATCACTACGGGGTGACTTATAATGCGTCTACTTCGCATTAA